In the genome of Daucus carota subsp. sativus chromosome 9, DH1 v3.0, whole genome shotgun sequence, the window AGGaaattctatttaatataaacaCTTAATAAAATCAAATAGTAAATTTCTTGTAGAAAAAAAAACTAGACTAACAACTAAAAATAAGGATTATATTATAACAAACCCTAATAATGAGTCAACTAACCTAATATAATAAACTCTAGTGAACACTACTAAATTTATACAAGTAGTGGTAAATCTcgactatatatattttatatataaatgtaaagagtttgttttgtttaattcaataaacaaaaacccaaaacccgcccgcaagggttggttcagctggttaaagagaggacatgtatcctcttggtcacaggttcgactcccgaagggagcagaatttgtgattatgcctatGCCTCCTGGACTCCCGAcctagtttgcaggctattgcgtgagctcgtgggtttacccagtgcgcacccgaagggtagcggctgcgggttcctacgttaaaaaaaaataaacaaaaacccATAGTCACAAGGGAAACATCTTTATGTTAATAGCTAAGGGGTTCATGAAGCTCAAAACGAACGGAGCTGGTCGTTAAGAAACTCCACTCGACTCGGTTTGGCTCGGCTCATTAACGGGCTCGAGTTTAATGATCAACTTTGTTCGATTAGCTTAACAAGTCGATCCGAGATCTTTAGATGTACGACTCCAACTCGAGTTCGAATAGTTAAACTTTAACTCGAACTCGATTCGATAAGctatatacattaaaaatttcttatttacataatattaataaagatAGTTTAACAATAAATGTTCATCTAACTACTAATATTATCCCTCATCAtcaacaaaaaaattttaaatataataatgtgaGTGTTTGGATAAAGGAGTTTGAACAATTTTCCGATTGCAATTTtgagtatataataattaattacctcACTAACATAACATCTTCCCTCTTCCCCTTTTTACTCGCCAATTTTGTttacataataattttagttggctaattttcttataaaaatattagttcaCATAATCAATTTTAGTTGGAAATTGACAGTTCGGTCTAAGAGGCCCGATTATGATTTACACCAATGGGCATGCAATCAAAATCATACATACAAACACTTCCGTTTAATAGATCACATACAAGAGTACAAGAAAAAACaaattctgtaaaaaaaaagacaaaaacaaattaaattatttatgtaaaaaGGATTATGATTAACACCAATGAGCATGTAATCAAGAATTATATTTgtgaaattaattaaagaaaaatttgTGATATAAGGGATGTTTGGCCGAGGTTAAGAACCCGGCTTCggagtttataagttagaaacaatTATTCGTACCCATTTGggtaaaaagttaagaatacCGTACTTATGAAAAGTTGAGAAATATACTAgctttaatttcataatttgtatttctttctcaaatattttaatcacttataagtcttaacttgtttctaattctacttcacttctttatttCTAAGCAAGAAGCAATTATCTTAAACTTATCTAAATGGCCCCTAATCATTACCTAGAGAAGGTAAATCCACACTCGCACTTGTACTCCTTGTGCCACAGATCTTGCTGTGAACTTTCAGGTCAGACAGCACAACATACCTCTTGTGACACCTACTGCAATTGAATATCTTCTCACCGTGTTTTCTAGCAAACTGCTTCTTGATTCTGGTGAGATCTCCGAGAGCCTTTGATGGATCATGATGGACACAACCGATTTGAGGGCAGATGTAAACCTTCTTCTGCACCTCCTGATCTGCCTTTTTCTTAAGCTTAAAGGGCAGATTGTGCCCTCTCCTGTGGAGTTGCAAGTTCTGTTCCCGAGGAAAACCCTTGTCGCACAGCTCACATACAAAACGGTTCTTGGCCGTAAGAGATTCAGAAGAAAGCGCACCAACCTCAGCATCAGGATCTGTCatttacatacatatatcacataattaaaaacaaataaacagatcaaacaatcaaaaaccacatgccACATCTTATTCATTCCCTTTAA includes:
- the LOC108201191 gene encoding zinc finger protein GAI-ASSOCIATED FACTOR 1-like, encoding MTDPDAEVGALSSESLTAKNRFVCELCDKGFPREQNLQLHRRGHNLPFKLKKKADQEVQKKVYICPQIGCVHHDPSKALGDLTRIKKQFARKHGEKIFNCSRCHKRYVVLSDLKVHSKICGTRSTSASVDLPSLGND